Genomic DNA from Halobaculum sp. CBA1158:
GGTAGTGACGGGCGCTCCCCTTCTAGAAACCCTGCATAGATCAGCGTCGAGAGAAACCTGACGCGTCTGATCGATGGTCAGGACCGTGTATTCGTCGTCCAGGCCGTCGAGCTTTTTTGAAGCATTCTTGCCAAGCTTCCTGTGCGCGTTCGTCGGATTTGTAGTACTCCGGCCGGGCTGTCTTCCAGGACAGCCCGGCCTCGGACATCAATCGCCGGACGTGCCGTTCACAGTACTCAACGTTGAACTCCTCGGAGAGGTAGTGACGTGCTAAGGGAACAGACAACCCGGGCGCGTCATATTTGACTTCTCCCGGTGGCTCGTGGAGAGCTTCAGCGAGCTGCTCGTGCTCTTCGTCGGAGAGTTCGGCTGGTCTACCCTCTCGTGGTTTGTCGTAGACGACCTTCTCGAACAGGCTCGTCGGCGGGCCGTTCGAGTCGGTTGAACCATTTAGAGGCCCAACTGCTAGAAATCCGTAGAGTTCGGCAGCTTCCGATTGCGTGAGGTCGTCCATCTTCTTGTAAGTGATCGCAGCCATGAGCCGCTTTTTCGCGTCGGCATCATTGACCTCTGCCAAGATCTGGCGGAGGTCTTCGACAGAGACGTCCTCCAACCTCGCCATACCTATCCTCGTGGCCGGAATTCCATGAAGTTTTAGCCCCCAGTATTAGTGATATTGGGGGATTTTCTTAACCATCCGATTCCCAATATAAACAGACATCATTCCTGGAATGGATGATATCCTTCTTTGAGATAGGCTGCCCAGAAAGAGATTCGATTTGTCCTTCTTTATCAAGCCTCTCAAAAACCTTCTTTGTCTGAACAGGAGTTAGGAAAGAGGTAGGATGGATCTCAATTACCATCTTTCCTATTGTGTTCAAAATGGCATTATTCCCGACAATCAATTCAAATTCGCCACCTTGGATGTCAACTTTAGCGAAGTCAATAGATGACAGGCCTGCTGATTCAAACTCTTCATCTGCATCAAGGATGTTAACCTCTACAATGGAATGATTTTTTTTAGTGTTGGTATGGAGCGACGACGATCCGGTATTTGCCTCATCAACTTCTAGATTTCCAACACCGTGGGTATCAGACAACGCTCCCTCAATTACAGAAACATTCTGGAACTCATTTCTCTTGATAGTATCTCGAATATATTGTGCATTCCTTGGGTGTGGTTCATATGCTGATATTGTTCCGGTTTCTCCAGCGGCGGCTCGCATTGATAAAGTATGATGACCAATATGAGCACCAATATCAACGACTGTTTCTCCGGTATTCACCTTCTTGTGAATTAGATCTGCGATTGTTCCCTCATAGGCGCCAGATTTTAATAATCGCTCGCTTACATGGTCGCCTGAGGCGATTTTCAATTGATGTCCTTCGTAGTTGATCCAAGTAAATTCGCCATCAATAGTTGGAGAGATCAAATCTGATAAATAGTCATTTACGAAGTTGGCACCTGGAATTTTCGAACAGCCGGCTTTTCCAGCAAAATTTGATAGGGCATGAAATGCGAGACTGGCTTTTCTTTTCATGTTCATAGATCCCTCTCCTTGGTCAATAAAAATAACTCCACCTATTCAACGATAAGCTTACGCAGATCCCTCCAGGAGATAGTATTCGTAATTAGAAGTCCGCCCGCATAGAGTAAACAAAATAACACCACGAAACCACCATAAATCGGTAACGTGGTCACGTTATCACTAATGAGACTAAGAAAGAGTGCAACTACTCCAGCGATTACTATAACGCGACCGATATTTTGAACAGGAAGAGACAGATTCAATTCAGTTTTTACACGACGAAAGTGAAAAATATCGGATATTATCGATGCAGTGCCTGAACCAACAGCTGCACCGAGCAACCCGATCCGGGGGATCAATAGTAGGTTAAGAGCTATATTGACTAGAAATGCAACTAGAAATGTTGTTAAAATATACCGAGAGTAACCCATAGTTTTGAGTGTATTCGTAGCAGGACCAAGAACTGCACTAACAAAATAGGTAGCAACTATTGTCACTAACACCCATCGGCCTGCCCTAAACTCAGCCCCAAAGAGTAATGTCAGCGACTGCTCGGGAAATGTAATTAGATAGGCGGTAGGTGCTACCGCAAGGATACTAAGCCAACGGGAGGCTTTTCTGTACCGATTACTAATAACATCGTGTTTATTCTGGGCCAACAGAGATCCGAAGTTAGGGTAAAGGGTATTTGCGACAGCTCCAATGAATAGAGAAATAGAGGTGCCAAGTAAATATGCTGATTGATAGATGCCGACATCTACGCTCGTCAAGAAAAATCCGACGAATATCGTATCCGTCCAGTTTAAAAAAAAACCAATAAAACCAGATAAAAATAATGGTGACGAAAATGTTAATAATTCTCTGGTGTTTGTACTAATCTCTTTTATTGATTCCCCCTTAAGTAATAGTGTTGTGAGGCTGAGACCGAGAATAGCAGTAAGCCACAGCACTACTACATACCAAGTGACAACCAGTTGAATTCCACCACCTGCAACGATAATAATGGCCGCTGTTGTGAGTTGACCGATCTTGGGCACGAGGCGGCGAATAGTTGTTTGGAGGGCAGCCTGCTCGTAACTGAGACAGATAGCACCTGTTAATGCGATAATCGATTTCGCTGGCATACCCAGCACAAAGACTCTCAAGAGTGGTGTCAGAGCCTTCGTATCAAAGAGTGTGGTCGCTAATAGTGGAGCCAGCGTCCAGATAACGGCTATCAAGACTATATTTGTAATGACGACTATCCCCACACTGACAAGCACGACCCCAGCAATCTTGTCCGGTTGATCATTTGACCTGAAGCGACTGACGTAGGTGACAATCCCATCTGGGAGCCCGAGTAAAGTAATCGAGGTTCCAACGCTCACGGTCATTAGCGCAAGAGAAAACAGGCCAAACACCGATGGACCGAGTTTATTGGCGATCAGGACTCGGAAGAGGAACGCACTTGCGTCGGCGATAGCGGCACCGATGAAAAGATACGACGCATTCTTAAGTA
This window encodes:
- a CDS encoding FkbM family methyltransferase, encoding MNMKRKASLAFHALSNFAGKAGCSKIPGANFVNDYLSDLISPTIDGEFTWINYEGHQLKIASGDHVSERLLKSGAYEGTIADLIHKKVNTGETVVDIGAHIGHHTLSMRAAAGETGTISAYEPHPRNAQYIRDTIKRNEFQNVSVIEGALSDTHGVGNLEVDEANTGSSSLHTNTKKNHSIVEVNILDADEEFESAGLSSIDFAKVDIQGGEFELIVGNNAILNTIGKMVIEIHPTSFLTPVQTKKVFERLDKEGQIESLSGQPISKKDIIHSRNDVCLYWESDG
- a CDS encoding flippase, giving the protein MSDLKRILKNASYLFIGAAIADASAFLFRVLIANKLGPSVFGLFSLALMTVSVGTSITLLGLPDGIVTYVSRFRSNDQPDKIAGVVLVSVGIVVITNIVLIAVIWTLAPLLATTLFDTKALTPLLRVFVLGMPAKSIIALTGAICLSYEQAALQTTIRRLVPKIGQLTTAAIIIVAGGGIQLVVTWYVVVLWLTAILGLSLTTLLLKGESIKEISTNTRELLTFSSPLFLSGFIGFFLNWTDTIFVGFFLTSVDVGIYQSAYLLGTSISLFIGAVANTLYPNFGSLLAQNKHDVISNRYRKASRWLSILAVAPTAYLITFPEQSLTLLFGAEFRAGRWVLVTIVATYFVSAVLGPATNTLKTMGYSRYILTTFLVAFLVNIALNLLLIPRIGLLGAAVGSGTASIISDIFHFRRVKTELNLSLPVQNIGRVIVIAGVVALFLSLISDNVTTLPIYGGFVVLFCLLYAGGLLITNTISWRDLRKLIVE